The sequence TCTCTTTAGAATTTGGAGTATCTGGCTACAGTGGGCTCTCACTTATGGAGAGTAATAATCAGGTAGGGTTGACTTGCCACTGCCCCTTCAGGTAGAAGACTTGCTCTCCAGTTCACTCAGCACATTGTCCTTATTTAAGGTACCTGCCTGATCTTGTAGATATTTGTATGATGTTGCCTCCCacctggggtgggagggcagggtaagaggaatggaagagattattttaaattatataggtTCTGTTTGGTTTTGTAAATGTTCTCCCAGTGAGCTGGCAAATAGAAAGAATAATAGAGTGGATTATGTGACTCTAAGAGTCTGCTGCCTCTGGTAGTGATCTGAGTATGATCATGGGAATGTGTGGCAGTGAAAAGATGGAGGAAAGCACGCCAGAAGTTATAATGTGAGGGAACTGGAAGGTCCAAATGGCACAAGAGTTGGAGACGTAGGCTTCCCTGAGACCAATATGTGGAACTGGGTGAAGCGAAAGATCGTAAGCCAAGAAAAGATCGGAAGTCAAGAAAGATCGTAAGTCCCTCACAGGGACTCCGTAATGCTAAGTAGAACTAGAAGATATGGCAGAGAAATAGGAAATAATCCAACAccaatagaaggaaaaataacctTGCCTGGAAACCCACCCTGGACCCAGTTCTTTGACACAGGCTATCTCCTTGAACCCCAACATTAGCCCTCTGAGAGTAGACATTAATATTCCTTCATTGTGGATGAGCAAACTGAAGCTATAAAAACTGAGGTCATTGGTCTCATGTAACAAGGCGGAGATTCAAAGCAATCAGATTCACACTAGGGTCTCCCTGTCTCCACAATCCACCTCTTCTTTCACTAAAGTCACAATGGTCCCTGAAGCACCCTGAAATGCACACAGACTTGCATTAAGAAAAACGAAGCTGACAAAGGGTATTGTTAAACCCATCCCCTCAGACACCCTTGTTAAACCCATCCCCTCAGACACCCAGATTTTATCAATGCTTCCCAAGCCCCAGTTGAGACAATGAAAGGGAAACAGAAATTCTGTCCATCGCTAGTTTTAGCCGAGAATCTTTGTGTTAACCAGATTTTTCTGGAGAGTGTGATGGAAACAGCTTTGCTCCACAATGTCAGAAGCAAGCGCTTTTAGAAATATAAGCCAGCTTCACGTGGTTGCCTGTTAAGTCTGTCACTTCACCAAGTGCTCTAACCCGGTCTCCAAGGCCCCTGCCCCCTATAAAAAGGGTGTAATCACAGTGTGGTTTTGGAAGATTCCATGTGATAAAGCTTGCAATGTCCTAATGTGCTTAGAACAGTACCAGGCACTGAGGAGCTCAATATATTATAATTGTCATCACGAGTATGATGGaggcctattttaaaaaataatgcagtaTTACTtggaaatgtataaaaaataaggaCTATAGACAGAGGTGTAGTGTGATTAAGACACAGTAAAAATTCTAATGATACAAAGTCAAAATAGTCCAAAGTTAAAGGTGAACTATCCACtgtaaaattctttcaactttctcTGTTAgaaaatgtccataacccaaccctgGAAAAACAAGGCATTGTCGTGTGCTCTGGGAGGCAGAGTccgtttcattttgtttctggaTAAACAGAAAAGGTATAGAAAAGCAAACGAAACGGGGTACATCCTCCTCCGCTCGGGCCCGCCTCAGGGCCGAGGGCCGTTCGCGATGCTGCCTGAATGAAATCGAGGACCGCTTGCGAAAGAGCGAATCCTCGAGAGCGCAGCCCGGGGCTGCCAAGCCCTCGCAAGGGACAGGGACGCGCTCCAAGCGGCGCATCCCGCCTTGGCGCCTGGGAGGTGGGGCCGGAGCGCGTCGCCGGAATCGCAGTTCGGCCGTTACCCGAGGGCTCCCGGCCGGCGCTGGCCGCGGCGCGCCGCGGGTAAATACCTTcagcggggagggggagagaagcgtcgaatttcaaaaaaagaaaaaaaaaaaaacaccaaaccccCACAGCCCCCGGCGGGCGGGCGCGCGGATGGGCGCCCTTTGGCTGCAGGAGCGAGTGGAGGATGCTGGGAAGGAGGTAAAATGGCCACCGGCGGCGGCGCGGAGGAGGAGAGGAAGCGGGGGCGGCCGCAGCTCCTGCCCCCCGCGCGGCCCGCGGCTCGCGGCGAGGAGGCCGAGGGCGGCCGCGAGAAGATGGGCTGGGCCCAGGTGGTAAAGAACCTAGCCGAGAAGAAGGGCGAGTTCCGCGAGTCGCGGCCGCCGCggcgggaggaggagggaggcagcgGCGTGGGCGGCGGGCTCGGCGCCCCCGCGGGCCTGGCGGCGCCCGGCCTCGGCGACTTCCCCCCGGCCGGCCGTGGGGATCCGAAGGGTCGGCGGAGAGACCCGGCCGGCGAGGCGGCGGACCCCCGCAAGAAGAAGGGTGCAGCCGAGCCGGGCCGGAGGAAGAAggccgaggcggcggcggccATGGCGAGCCCGGCCAGGCCTGGCGCGGCCGAGGACGCGGCGGAGCGGTCTGCTCAGGACGAGCAGGCGGTGGCGTCGGGCCCCGCGGCGGGCCCGGGTAAGGGGCGCTTCCTGGTGCGCATCTGTTTCCAGGGAGACGAGGGCGCCTGCCCGACTCGGGACTTCGTTGTGGGCGCGCTCATCTTGCGCTCCATCGGCATGGACCCGAGCGACATCTTCGCGGTCATCCAGATCCCTGGCAGCCGCGAGTTCGACGTGAGCTTCCGCTCGGCGGAGAAGCTGGCCCTGTTCCTACGCGTCTACGAGGAGAAGCGCGAGCAGGAGGACTGCTGGGAGAACTTTGTGGTGCTGGGGCGGAGCAAGTCCAGCTTGAAGACGCTCTTCATCCTCTTCCGGAACGAGACGGTGGACGTGGAAGACATCGTGACCTGGCTCAAGCGCCACTGCGATGTTCTGGCCGTGCCCGTGAAAGTGACCGACAGGTTTGGGATCTGGACCGGGGAGTACAAGTGTGAGATCGAGCTGCGCCAAGGGGAGGGCGGGGTTAGGCACCTGCCGGGGGCCTTCTTCCTGGGGGCCGAGAGGGGCTACAGCTGGTACAAGGGGCAGCCCAAGACGTGCTTTAAATGTGGTTCCCGGACCCACATGAGCGGCAGCTGCACGCAGGACAGGTGCTTcaggtgtggggaggagggacacCTGAGCCCTTACTGTCGGAAGGGCATCGTGTGTAACCTCTGTGGCAAGCGAGGACACGCCTTTGCCCAGTGTCCCAAAGCAGTTCACAATTCCGTGGCAGCTCAGCTAACCGGGGTGGCTGGGCACTGAACACCCGCCTGCCTGCCAGGGTGAATACAGAGCCAGCTTACCCCTCTTAAGtgccaaaacttttttttagacCATTTTTTACGTTTTCGAAGGAGATCTTTTTAAACCTACAAGAgacatctctctctgccttcttaaaCCGAGTTTACTCCATTTCAGCCTTTTCTGAATTGGTGACTCTGTCATCAGTAACTACCGAGAACTGTAGTGTGCAGATGTGTAGCCTcgccctttttaaaattttgttttcatttttgtatgagttgtttttgtttttttgtgtgtgtgggttgtgtgggtttttttgtactttttactCCCCACGCCTTGTCTTTTCCCTGGACTTTCACCCATTGGGCTGCCTTGCTCATCTTATGCCCCAGCACTAGGTATGGGGCCCACCACGTGGTAGGCACTCCATCAGTGTTTGTTGAATTGAGAACATTGTTGACTGTGGCTTCCGTCAGGGTGACTACTTTTTGCAGCTCTTCCCCTCCCGGTTTAATTTGCTGCTTCTAATCTATGTGGTCTGAGAATTTGTGAAACCAGTGTTGTTAGAAGTGTATGTAATCTGAGTCAATAAGCTCTGAATGGTGGCCAAGGGCCTCTCTTATGGCATTAAAATGCATGGACTTTGGGACAGCTGTTCAGTGGCTCAGAAGCCATTTTTCACAGAATCATGGAATTTggaatcttcttgttggaaaggaCCTAAAAATTGGTTTAGACCAATCCCCTGGATTTCCAACAGATGgaacaggcccagagaggttgaatGACTGGGTCAAAATCACAGAGCTGTCTGGTGCCAGAGCTAGCCTAGAGTAGAGTTCCCTGACCCCAAGCCCGGTGCTCATTCCACTACCTCTCACACTTCGCAACATTTTCCTCAACACTTGAGGGCCCAGAAAGTCTGATCTCTCCAGAATGATGAGCCCAGAGGAATGCTTAGAAATCATCtgggggaggaagcagaaagGGATTTAGCAGGGGCTTCTGAATACTTGGGAGATAGGGAAGGGACAAAGGAACATAAGCTAGAGGGTACTCATTGCTCCCTGGGGTATCTTATCTGGATTAAAGTGCCAAGTCCTTTGGGGCCTTACCCTACATCATTCATTGCCACCACTTAGAAATGGGGGTGTTCCTGAATAAGGAAACCTCCCAGACGTTTACATTTGTACCTTAGCCTCCATAGCTAGAAACCCCAGAGAAGTCTCAAACTGGAGCTCATCCACAATTTCCTGACTCACAGGAGAAAGGTGATTTTAACCTGGAATCATAAGCTGTTAACTCTAAAATATGCTTGCAAAACAGGTCAAGCAAGAGGGCATTGGGTCAACTAAGTGTTATCAAGTTAAAGTAGAAAAGACAGTACACtgcttttgttttagtttttgttttccctttgctttatGTTTTGCTATTTCCTTGTGGCTTAGAATGTAAAATCGATTGTTAAGTTTTgttctgaataaatatttatcttttgtaTTGCTAACACCGTTGCCCTATCTCCTTTCAAAGTGTAAGATGCTCCAGTACACAGAGACTCTTTCAATCAATCCATATTTCTACACATCATTTGTTTACCCTGCAAATACATTTCTAACCCGCGCAGGCAACGCTTAGCACCTACTATGTTGTGCCAAGCCCTTTGGAGTGGTTACTTAAGCCCTATGTATGCATCGCACTCACTTAGCACATTGTAAAAACTCAAGTTCTAAGCCCTAACTTTGCTCCAAGGAATCAAAATCACTGGTgtgagtgaaaatatttttagtgaGCATCCTCAAACAATTCTGATGGGCAGCCAGGTTTGAGACCACAGTTCTGACCTGTACTAAAATGAGAAAGATGGATTCTGGCCTCGGGAGATTACAATGGGGAAAACAGAAGTAAGATGTTCACTTCATCATCTTAGAGTTCCTGTAAATGCCCACGAACTGGATGCAGAGTATTTATGGACTTTTAAAAGTGCATCTCTTCCGGTactagaggaggaagaaagaggccaGGAAACTTCCTACAGAGCTGACACTCCTCCAAGCCAGCCATGGAGACCCCAGACAACTGACTGAAGGATTTTCAGCTCTGAGACTAAAGTGATCCAATCCTAAGAACTAGAGTTCTCAGTGTTGATTCTCTAACTCAGTGATTTGAGGATATTTCCAGAGCTGATAAGGTGTAGTTGAGGCCTGGTTGGCTTTTAGGAGCCCAGGCCAGCTCAGCCTCTCCTTGTCTCCCAAAGCTAACAGACCCTTCCCTCTTTAATCCCTCCCCCTCATCTCCCCGCTTCTCTGCCTTGGGTTTCCCTCCCTCACAGGCAGAAGGCGGGGAGAAAGCCTGCATTCATCATAGCCGCCCTCCCTCCAAGCAGGCCCTGTGCCAAGGAGCCTCCTTGGAAGgaatcttccctctctctgccctccccctctccctcctcccatctcttctaagggagcagaggaagaaactatttccctgcccatccccccacaggATCTGCTCCAGGGCCTCCTGCCTGGcggtctggggacagagccaTGGGCTGGAATGGAACAAACCTCCCCCAGCTTCCTCTCCTGATCTAGCAACCCCCAAATTACAATCCCTCACTGTTCAAGGGTTCCTAAGGAGTGTGCAGAGATCCCCAGAATGAGCTGGCTGACTAGCTGGCATTCCTTCATTGGGCTTTCAACAAATACTGAGAGCCATTAGAGCCAAGCCCCCAGGCCctatagctcaggggttagaacACTGGTCTTGTAGAGCCAAGCCCTCCCACAAGGCACTTTGCATGTATCCTAAATGAGACAGTTACTTGCCAAGGGAGATGCAGACGAGTAATGGGCAGTTTTTaagataatattaaatatttttaaatattctgaaaaaattatacaaagaatATAGAATTGAAGTACAGGTCtcctggaagagatgatgatgtCATGACAGAAATTTGCAAGATGAAGAAGCCAGGTGAAGAGTGCAGAGCCATCTATGCATTACAAACAACCTGTGCAAAGACCCAGGGGCCGAAGCATAAAGGGTGTTCAGGCTGACTGTAGAGTCCCAAAGATGTGCTTGGGAAAAGGCCAGGAGGAGGTGACCCAGGGCCTGTCGGTGTGACTTAAGGGGCTTTATTTTGTCCTGACCCCCTCCAGTCTGGCCACCTCCATTCCATCCACTTAGCATGAATCCTAAATGCCAACTCTTTCTGGCAATGAAATAGAGCAACATAGTCAAGTTCCCTGGGACTCAAATTCTAGAGGCACACAAAGACATAATTACAAACTATGATCAAGCCCTGAAAGAAACATACAGAGACTGATCTGGTCTTGGAGGTTGGGGATAACTTCCCAGAGAAAACCTTTGAAGTGAGATCAAAAATACATATCAGTTAATTGAGAGATAGGATAGGGGGTTAACAGGTGGCAAGGGTATACTAGCCTAGGCAAAAGGGACAACAAGCATAACAACCCTATGGTGAGAGGAGGCATGGCCGGTTCTAGAAACAAATGAAGCCCAGTGTTATCAGTCCAGGTTTAGAAACAGAAACCACTCTAGGTACTGAAGAAAGTGATGGGGCCTAGGTTGGGTCTTAGGAATGAATCCTAGAACCTTACTGAACTGACCTACTAAAAGAGCTACTACCTCATAGAAACGAGCTAGGAAGCCATCACTGGAAAGGCCAAGTTTGAGGACACACTACTGAAGCTACCATCCAAGGACAGGCTGCCGGGATCAGGAGGCCACTGCCATTTCTACCAACAAGACAATGAAATAAGTTTTTGAAGCCAGAGACAGGACACCAGTATATCCACAACCTTACTTAGGAGCAGAAACAGCCAAAACTGTTTGACTTCTGCCTGACTTCCACCTTCAAACCTTATGCAAATATATCTACTTGCTAGAGCTCAAGCTGGAGGGGAGTCAGGAAGTGTTTTAGCTTTCCAGCATGTGTAGCACAGGAAGGCGCATAAACAGTGAGAAtcagggcacttggctggctcagttggtagagtctgcgactttttctttctttctttcttccttttttttttttaagttttatttatttaagtaatctctacacctcaCATGGgcctcgaactcatgaccctgagaccaagcgCTGTATGCTTTTCCGACTGAGCCAGACAAGAACCCCATGAGcctgtgactttcttttttttttttttttttgtcagagaaatagcacacgcacaagcagggtggtcagcaggcagagagagaagaaggcttcccactgagcaaggtgcccccacccccatagaccctgggatcataacctgagctgaaggcaggcactcaaaTCACTTTGCCATGCAGGCAGCCCATGCAGCATCTTGATCTCCAGGTAGtgaattcgagccccacgttgggggtagaattaaaaaaacaaacaaaaaacagtgtgaATGGGGGCCATCTGCCAACTAATCCTATCCAGAACAGCTAGTGTGGCCACCGCACAGAGGCACAATGTATACAAAATACATTGCATTTTGTACAATGGTACAAAATAAGGCTGAAGATCCTGGGCCATGTTTAGAGTTTAAATCTAAGAATGATGAGGAGGAGACACTGAAAGGTTTTTAAGCAAGGAAGAGACATTATCGgcgttaaatttttaaaagataattcagagggcccatgggtggctcagccagttaggcatctaactcttgatctcagctcaggtcttgacctcaaggtcatgagttcaaaccccatgttgggctccatgctggtgtggagcctgctcgataaaaaataaaaattgaaatcaggatGATATTTCAGCAGGAGCCCAAGTATAAAGAAGGGAGGGGGTCCCAGGGGTGccaatcagttaagcagctgacttcagctcaggtcatgatctcggggtcctggggtttagccccacattgggatctgtgctcagcaaggagttggcttctccttcttctgtttctccccctactcatgctctctctctcttgctctctcaaataaataagatcttcttaaaaaaagattttatttatttatttggcagagagcaagagagagagcaaccAGGAGTAgcaactgagcaaggagctgagccaggagcctgacatgggactcgattccaggaccctgggagcacgacctgagctgaaggcaggtacttaacccactgagctacccaggcatccctaaatgaataaaatcttttttaaaaaaagtataaagtttGAGAAGAAGGTCTTGAGGCCgatttgagacacagagaatgTCTGAAGAAAGGTATGGAATAGGTGGTTTAACCCAGGTCTTAAATTCTAAGGAGAGTTCTGggccagagaaagaaacagaagtccTATAGCGATGGCCTTCAAACTTTTTAGCTACATCCTACAATAAGACAGACATTTTATACCATGGCCATCAGACATATGCACATATGTACGTATATATAAAGAAACCAgtgtttatgtatataaaaaaataacattaaccCTTTGGGTGATGTGCCCTGACATTTTCCATTCTATTGCTTCATTCTTTTACAAATTCTTACACAACCCATTAAATTGATTTTACAGCCTCCTAACGGGTCATGAGAAAAAgcttgagggagaaagagtacaGCAACTTGGATCACACTGTAAGCAGCTCTGACATGTGAGTCTTCCCCGATGGAAAAGGATATTGTGACACACTAACAAAGGACAGTCAgaagggaaaatggaaacaaGAGTGGAGAGACATACAACCAAGGAAGGAAAGTTACATCAGTGGGATTAACAACTGGACTGAGTCCTGTAAGATATTGAGTAAAATTGGGCTTTGAGAAATATCAAGCGAAGTCAGGCTTGAAGAGCACCCCTGGACTGAGTAATGGGGAGGTCACTGGTGAAGGCCTTTTAGAGGCAGAATGATGGCAGCAGGAGACCGACCAAGGAACAATCTTCCTAAAATGCCAATCCAGTGCTCTGGGGCTCCCTATAGCTCTAGGGAGTCAACCTAATATCCTACTCCTTTCGCAAGAGGCTCCTGAACTCCTTTGGGACCTCATTCTCAGCCAGAATGCCCATCACATCTGCTCATGTCACCTCCAGGTAGGAATTCAGGATGGTGGAGGGTGCAGTGGTACAAGAGGAAACTGTGGGTGAACAGAGCTCAGATTATACAAATTTAAGGTGGGGTCTCATGAGAGTGTACCAGACATGTCCAAATCCGATGGGTCCATACAGTGCCACTTACTGGATCGTCAACCTGAGACTATTTGGGGGAGGACATGtttcatgaaaacaaaaacagatatcATACAGAGGAGAATGCAAACTTTACAGAGCTTTAAAGTAAAACATGGGaggagcctgggtgcctcagtctgttgagcgtctgactcctAATTTTggttggggtcatgatctcggggttgtgggatccaccctgagtcaggctctgagctgggggtgggtgctgctcaggattctctctctccttctgtgcacccccagctaaataaataaataaaaacacggactatttttggaaaagtttggcatgatctatcaaaatttaaaattcacataattggagtgcctgggtggctcagtgggttaagactctgccttcagctcaggtcatgatctcagggtcctgggatcgagccccgcatcaagctctctgctcagaacttccttctctcactgcctgcctctctgcctacttgtgatctgtcaaataaataaataaaatcttttaaaaagtaaataaataaaataaaatcgacATAATCATTAACACAGCATTCACTTATAGGAAATGAATCTATAGCtagatcattctctctctcaaataaataaataagtaaacctttaaaagaaaaataaagtcaacaaAGTAAGATATGGTATGttactgtttaaaatttttaactttaactttttcatttttttcaactgtTAAAATTTCTAactttaactttttcatttttttcagtgagtTATAATAGacaaattgtaaaatatttaaagtgtacaatgtagtgatttgacATACATATTGTGTTTTAAGATTATGGAATTAATATGTACACAtgcttatttatatatagaataatTCTGGAAGGCTATTAATGAAATTGGTAACtgctgtggtttctttttttctaagatttatttatttaagggtgcctgggtggctcagttagttaagccactgcctttggctcaggtcatgatcccagggtcctggcatcgagccccatattgggcttcctgcttagagaggagcccacttctccctctccctctgcaccaccccccTGCCTTGTTCTcttgatctctttcaaataaataaataaaatctaaaaaaaaaaaaaagttttcttgacttatttgagaaagagcgcaTGCCTGTGGGGggtaggggacagagggagagagaatccccaagcagattccccactgagcgtggagcctgactggggggtttgatcccaggacgcagagatcatgacctgagccaaaatcaacagtcagcagcttaaccgactgcgccacccagatgccccaactatTGTAGCTTCTGAGAAGAACTAGATATTTGGTGTATGGGatgaaaggaaaatttattttctacagtATGTCCctagaggttttgttttgttttgttttgtttaaattatttcatgtgttggggtacctgggtagctcagttggttaagcgtctgcctcctgctcagctcatgattccagggtcctgcgacagagtcccacatagggctctctgctcagtggggagcctacttctccctctcccactccccctgcctgtgctctctctctttctctgtcaaataaataaataaaatttaaaagaaaattatttcatgtgtTATCTctgacaaacaacaacaaaaataagtgcAAAATACAACACAAGACTTCAAAGAAATTCCTGTAGACTCTGCAGAGACTGGAGTCCATTTcctctatctttaaaaatttaaaaaaaaaaaattgatgggaaAGTTTAAGACCCTAGAACAGCAGACtcactgctctccctgcttcctaGCTTGGTCTCCTTCAATCCACGACTACAGTCCCCAGAATGATATTTGATCGCATAACTCCCCCATTTAAAGACCTTCAAAGACTTTGTGTCCTCCCTGGGGCCCACCAGGCCCTGCTGGAGCCCTGCCTCTTCTGGGCCTCACCCCGTCACCCTGGCTGGGCTCCTGCTAGTCATTCCAGGAATTCACCCATGGTTAACTCTTACCTTTCCTGGTGCTCAGCTCTAATGCCACTTCCTACCTGCAGCCTCCCCTAATCTTCTAGAGGAGACCCTCTCACACTCTGCCGTCATTTCAGCAGCTCCTTGCAAGTACAATGGTATGTTTATTTATGCCACGGCTTTATTaatatctgtctctgtctctcgaTTTTGAGCTCGCAGAGGACAGGGACCAGGGCTTTTTTTTGCTCTTGGTTATAGCCCAGCATTTAGCACTGTGCGTGGTACATCGTAGAAGCCCAATAAGTGTTCATTTGCATGAATGATCTAGAAATTACTTGGCTAAGGTTACAGATCAAGACATTGTGTctacttgtccttttttttttttttttaaagattttatttatttatttgacagagagagatcacaagtagacagagaggcaggcagagagagagagagggaagcaggctccctcctgagcagagagcccatgcgggactcgatcccaggatcctgagatcatgacctgagccgaaggcagcggcttaacccactgagccacccaggcgcccctccttttttttttttaaagttttatttattggaatgcctgggtgggtcGGT comes from Neovison vison isolate M4711 chromosome 8, ASM_NN_V1, whole genome shotgun sequence and encodes:
- the ZCCHC3 gene encoding zinc finger CCHC domain-containing protein 3; the protein is MATGGGAEEERKRGRPQLLPPARPAARGEEAEGGREKMGWAQVVKNLAEKKGEFRESRPPRREEEGGSGVGGGLGAPAGLAAPGLGDFPPAGRGDPKGRRRDPAGEAADPRKKKGAAEPGRRKKAEAAAAMASPARPGAAEDAAERSAQDEQAVASGPAAGPGKGRFLVRICFQGDEGACPTRDFVVGALILRSIGMDPSDIFAVIQIPGSREFDVSFRSAEKLALFLRVYEEKREQEDCWENFVVLGRSKSSLKTLFILFRNETVDVEDIVTWLKRHCDVLAVPVKVTDRFGIWTGEYKCEIELRQGEGGVRHLPGAFFLGAERGYSWYKGQPKTCFKCGSRTHMSGSCTQDRCFRCGEEGHLSPYCRKGIVCNLCGKRGHAFAQCPKAVHNSVAAQLTGVAGH